One Deinococcus planocerae genomic window, AGCGCGAGCAGGAAATACACCGTGGTCGCCGCGTACGTCACGCCCACCGCCGTGTGCACCCGCAGCCTGCGCGCCGCCACCGCCGCCTGGAGGGCGAGCAGCGTCAGCGCCAGCAGCGGCAGCGCCACCCGGTCGAGGGGATCGAAGGCGAAGCGCTGCACCCACAGCGCCAGGGCGCACGCCAGCGCCCCCAGCCACGCCAGGCGCAGAAACATCCGCCGCTGCGACCCCTGCCAGGGCTCGTCGTCGGTGGGCTGGAGTGCGCGGTGGGCGGTGGGCTTCATCGAACACACTCCGGGGGCGGGCGGTGAGACTCTCATCCTACCCTACCCGGTTTCCGGGAGCGGTCCGGGCCCTCAGCGCACGACGCGGTGGTGAACCCGGCAGCGGGCCTCGTAGGTCTCCTGCGCCCCCACGAGCACCACGGGGTCGTCGTAGCGGGCGGGCTGGCCGCCGATCAGCCGCTGCGAGCGCGTGGCGGGCGCCCCGCAGACCGTGCAGATTGCCGTCAGTTTCTCGACGCTCTCCGCCCGCGCGAGCAGGTCGGGAATACACCCGAAGGGCTCGGCGCGGAAATCGAGGTCCAGCCCCGCCAGGATCACCCGCACCCCCGCCTCGGCGAGCCCCAGCACGAGCGGCCCGAGGTCCGGCCCGAAAAACTGCGCCTCGTCTATGCCGACCACCTCGGGCAGGGGGGACTCGGGCGCGGGGAGGAGCACCCCCTCCCCCGTCAGGTGCGCGCGGATGGCGGCGGCGTCCCGCACGGCTATGGCCTCGATGGAGCGGCCCGCGTGGCTGGCGACGTGGGCGACGTGGTAGCGGCGGTCGAGCGCGGGCTTGAACACGGCCACCCGCTGGCGGGCGATCACCGCGCGGGTGAGGCGGCGGATGAGTTCCTCGCTCTTGCCGCTGAACATCGGCCCGACGATCACCTCGAGGTGGCCGCCGTGGTAGGGGGACTTGAGCACGGGCCGGATTATAGAAGTCGGGGAGCGGCGGCGCGTTGGCCCCAGACGGGCCGGGCCCGACTCTGCTCAGCCTGGGACGACCCGAAAACGTCCGTTCACGAAGGCCAGCTCGAACGTCGAGCCCGGCGCACCGGGTCGCCAACCGAGGTCGAGGGCCCGCCGGATGGCCTGTTCGGCGAAAGCGGGAGTGATCCGGGCAGGGTTGTTCCCGGGGCGGAGGTCGTGATTCCCCATGTGCAACCACGGGTCCCCCGCCACTCCGGCAGGGCGACCACCAGCCGCTGACCCCCGCCCGACTCCTGCACGACTGTCAGGAACCCAGTGTTCTTGCTGGTAACCCTCCAGCAGTAGGGCTGGTCGGCGACAACGATGGACCGGAAGTTGCGCCGCTTCTTCGTCAGGGCCACGAGGGATGGTGTCGCGCCCTCTCGCTCCGAAAAATGAAAACCGCCCCACCAGCGCGGGCGGGGCGGCTTGGGCAATCAGCCTTACTTCTTGCGGTTGGTGCGGTACGAGTCGCCGAAGCGCTTGTTGAACTTGTCCACGCGGCCCTCGGTATCCACGAAGCGCTCCTCGCCGGTCCAGAAGGGGTGCACGCCGCTCCACACGTCCACGTGAATCTCGGGGCGGGTCGAGAGGGTCTCCATGACGACCTTGCCCTGGTACATGATCTTGCACGGCACGGCCTTGGGATGGGCATCTTTCTTCATCTTGTTCCTCCTCCGTCACGTCGTTGTGCGTAACGGGCAACCTCGGAAGTATAGCAGCGGGCGGGGAACTTTACCAGACATACCGGGTGTCCCACGCCTCGCCCCGGCGCAGGGTCGGGGTGGGAAGGCCCGTCACGCGGTACCCGCCCTTGACGGCGGCGCGCACGAGGAGCCGGGGGTCGAGGTCCGGGTAGAGGCGGCGGGCGAACGCGACCTCCTCGCGCCCGTCGAGGCCCCCGCCGCTCGCCACCGAGTCCGTCCCCAGGGCCACCTCCACCCCCGCCGCCGCGAAGGCGACCCAGGGGAAGGTCCCGCACTCCAGGTGCGCGTTCGAGCGCGGGCAGGAGACGACCGGGCACCCGGCTCGGCTCACGCGGGCGATGTCGTCCGGCGTCACGTTCACCATGTGGACGAGGGTGGGCCGCCCCACCAGCGCCCCCAGTTCGTCGAGGTAACGCACGGGCGTGAGGTCGGGGGCCGGGTCGCGCCCAATGACCTCGGAGAAGGAGGCGGGGGAACGCAGGCGGCGCATGGACTCCCACAACGGTCCTGCCCCGGTGCGGAACAGCTCGACTTCGGAGGGATGTTCCGCCACGTGAATTTGCACGGGGAGCCCCTCCCCCGCCGCGTACTCGGTGAGCAGCCGCATCAGGCGGTGGCTGACCGTGAAGGGCGTGTGTGGCGAGAGGCCGACGCGCAGCCCGCCGGGCCGTTCGAGGCGGCGCCACCCCTCGACCCGCTCGCGCGCCTGCCGGAAGGTCTCGTCCGCCGTCTCGGGAAAGGGACCCAGAACCTCGAAGTACGCCACCCCGCGCAGGTCCTCCCGGGCGAGGAGGGCGGGCATGGCGTCCGGGGACCACACGATGTCGCCCACCCCGCCGACCCCCAGCCGCGCGAGGGTGTCCGCCCCGGCCTCGGTTCCCGACATCCCACGTTTCGCGCTCTGGGCGACCACGACCTCGGGAATCCAGCGGAAGTAGGGCAGCGCGCGGAAGCTGTAGGCGCTCATGTCGAGGTGGGTGTGGGCGTTCACGGGGGGCGGCGCGATGACCTCTCCGGCCCGCCGCTCCCGCGCGTGAGGATAGCTCGCTCGCAGGGTGTCGGGGTGTCCGGTCGCCGCAATCACCCCGTTCGAGACCACCACCCCGCCCGGCGACTGCCCGCCGCCCACGCCCGTGAAGAGCACGTCGCAGGTGAGGAGTTCGGGGGTGTGGGGATCAGATGAGCTGGCGGAAGTCATGCGGCCCATTGTGAGGGCGGGAGGGAAGGTCGGCGCCTCCCTCTCCCCGCCCCGCCCGGACGGCCCTCAGCTCAGCCTTTGAATCCGGCCCCGCAACTCGCGCGCCACCGCGTCCGGTCCCCCCGCGAGGAGGGACGCCGGGACGTGCCAGCGCCCCTTTTGCTCGAACTCGGAGGTGAAGAGGCTGCTCAGGCCGGTGGCGCGGCGGTCCACCTCCAGAATCACGTCCAGACCGCCCGAGGCCGGGAACATCATCATCTCCAGTTCGGTGAGGTGGGACTGGCCATACGGGGGCCGGAAGCTGAGTTCCTGCACGATGCGCCCGTAGTGGTGCTCGACCTCGCTCGCCGCCAGCCGAAAGCCCAGGCGCTCCGCCGCCGTGATGACCACCTCCATCTCGCGGCTGGGCAGAATCTGGAGGTGGTCGGTGTCGCCGGGGTCCACCGCCCCCGCGACGTCGGCGTCGGTCGCCAGCCATACCGCCGTGCCCGGCAGGCTGAGCGGGGTGCCGGACGGCACGGTCAGCGAGAAGGGAAACTCGCGCGTCTCGCCGGGCTGGAGGTCGAAACCGGGCGTCACCGGCTGGCTGAACAGCCCGTGGGTGACGTAGCCGTCGTCGTGCTTGTAGCGGGTGGCGAGACCGAGGTTCACCCGCTCGACCCGCTGCGGGACGGCCCCGCCGCGCACGAGCACCACGCCGGTGATCGCCTCGCCGACCCGGACCGCCGGATTGTGCACCCGCGCGTCCACCGTCGCCCCGCCCACGCCGACCGCCGCCATCATCTTCTTCAGGAAGCCCATACGCCTGCCCTTACGGCGGAAGTGTGAGCGGGGTTCCCGAGTCCAGACGCTACGCCCCCGCGCCCTCCGACTGCCGCCCCGCCGCGCGCCGCTCGGCGATCATGGCGGCGCCGACGATGCCCGCCTCGTTCTGGAGGGCCGCCGGGACGAACTTGCTCCGGGTGAGGTGGATGTGCTCGCCCCACTTGTCGGCCTTCTTGCTGATGCCGCCCCCGATGATGAAGAGGTCGGGGGAGAACAGCAGTTCGAGGTGCTGGAGGTACGTCGAGGCGCGCTTGGCCCAGCTCTTCCAGTTCAGGTCGTCGCGCTCGCGGGCGCGGTCGGAAGCCCACGTCTCGGCGTGCTTGTCCCCCTTGAGCCACAGGTGCCCGAGTTCGGTGTTCGGCACGAGCACCCCGTCGTGGATCAGCGCGCTGCCGATCCCGGTGCCGAAGGTCAGGACCATGACCACGCCGGACACGCCCGCCCCCGCCCCGAAGCGGGCCTCGGCGAGCCCGGCGGCGTCGGCGTCGTTGATCAGGTGCACGTCGCGCCCGGTCGCCTCGGTAAAGAGGGCGTCGGCGTCGAGGCCGATCCAGCCCTTGTCCACGTTGGCGGCACTCAGCGTGCGCCCGTGCTGCACGATCCCGGGAAAGGTGACCCCCACGGGTCCCTCGTGCCCGAAGTGCCGCACGAGCTGGGCCACCACGTCCTTGACGGCCTCGGGGCGCGCGCCCTCCGGGGTGGGGATGCGGTGGCGCTCGGCGAGCAGTTTCCCCGTCGCCGTGTCCACGGGTGCCCCCTTGATGCCGCTGCCGCCGATGTCGATGCCCAGGATCACGCTCATGGGGTACAGCGTAAGGGAAGGCGGGCACCTGGGGCCATTAGCTGAACCGTGGAGGTCTCGCAAAGACCCAGATTTCCCGCTTCTCGGGGAGTTCCCGGAACCCCTGCCGCACGTACAGGCGGCACGCGGCGTGGTTGTCGGCCCTCACCTGCAACGAGAGGCGCCTTGTTCCCGGGGGTTGACCCATGAGGAGGGCACGAAGGAGCCGGGTGCCCTCTCCCGTCCCGCGTGCTTCGGGGCGCACGGCGAGGGTCACCACCTCCCGCTCCCCCTCCCCCCGGCCCTCCACGTGGGCGGCGCCGACGACCCGCCCGTCCCGCCGGGTCAGGGTGAGTTCCCCCTGCGAGAACAGCGCCCGCAGCCTGTCCGGCGGGTAGGGCTTGAGGGTGGAGAGAACCTCGGCGGCGGCCTGGGCGTCCTCCGGGGAGAGCGGAGGACGCGGATGTTGGCCCCGGCCCTCCACCTCACGTTCGAGACGCAGATACTCGTGCACCTCGACCACTTCTAGGTGTCGATCCAACACCGTCCGCAAGGTGATGTCGTCCGGAGGTAGGTCGAAGCGCAGGCGTTCTCCGGAGATCGGGGGAACGGCACCCACCAGCCCGCACAGCAGGGCTTCCCACACGTCCTCCCGGAACGGCCCGGGCGAAGCGTACAGTTCCGCGACCTGCACGCCCTTCCCCGCCGCAAAGAAGCGCAGGAAGCCCAGCGGTTCGGCATTCCCGACCCAGGCCGTGAGCCACCCCGGCGGCACCGGGTCGGGGAAGTATTCCCACTCGTCCGCCAGATCGAAGTCCGATCGCCCGAATGACGCGGCCAACAGCGGCTCTAGCACGCGGAGGTCGGCTCGGGTCCAGGGACGCACCTGAATCATGCCGTCCATCTTCGCCGGTGAAGGGCCTGGGTGACTTCTGGTAGGGGGCAAAGAAAACCGCCCCCACGTGGGAGGCGGCTTCTTTGGAACGGCTCGCTTACTGGCCCCGCGCACCCTTCGCGGCGTCCACGAGGGCGCGGAAGGCCTCGGGCTCGCGGGCGGCGATGTCGGCGAGCACCTTGCGGTTGAGGTCCACCCCGGCGCGCTTGAGGCCGTTGATGAAGGTGGAGTAGTTCATGCCGTGCAGGCGGGCACCGGCGTTGATGCGCTGAATCCACAGGCGGCGGAAGTCGCGCTTCTTGTTGCGGCGGTCGCGGTACTCGTAGGTCGCGGCGTTGAGCAGCGTCTGGAAGGCGTTGCGGTACTGCTTGCTGCGAGAACCCCAGAAGCCCTTGGCGCGCTTGAGCACCTTCTTGTGGCGGCGGCGGCGAACGATCCCGGTCTTGACGCGTGGCATGGCTCACTTCCTCCCGACGACGAGCCCGAGCTTCATGCGGGCCCACTCGCTCTTGGCGAGCACGAAGCCTTTGCCCTTGCCGCGAATCTCGTCGCCGCTCTTGCCGGTGTTCTGGTGGCGCTTGCCACTCTTGAACGCCATGACCTTGCCGGTGGCCGTGACCTTCACCCGGCGGGTCATGCTCTTTTTGGTCTTCATCTTCGGCATACTTGCTCCTGTAGCCCGGTCCCACTCCGGTTCGGAGGGTTCCGTCTGGGGGCTGGGGCCGTCTCTCGGTGGAGACCGTTGGCCGCCCCGTCCCACTTAGGCCAAGGGGAAACTATACGCGAAGGGGGCGGGAGGGGGCAAGGGGGACGCGGCCCCTCACCTCGGCGGTGTCGGCCCCTGCCCGCTCCTGCGGATGGCCGCCAGCAGACGTGTCACGGCCTGCGCGACGTTCGCCGCCTCCCGCCGCACCTCGGGGTCGCGGCTGAGTTGGGTCAGGCGTTCGGCGGCGTTGCGGGCCGCGTTCAGCAGGGTCTCGACGGGAATGCGGGTGCGGCGCGGGCGGGTCATCCCTGAACCTCCCGGCTCACCAGCCACAGCGCCCGGTAGGGCTCCAGATGCACCGGGTAATGTCCGAAGGTAAACGCACTCCCGCCGAGGAGATCGGTCGCATGCTCACCGAGGTGGTCGCGCAGGAGGTGGGCGGGGAAGTCCACCTCCCCCTCGCTGAAGTTGTAGACCTGCACCATCACGCCGAGGGGGTGGTCGCGGCGCAGCAGCAGCACCCGTCCGTCGGGGCTGGGGACGACGTGGCTCTCGATGCTGGCGTGCAGGTGCGGGGTGTCCTGCCGCACGCGGATCAGGTGGCGCAGGCCCGCGTTGACCCGTCCGGCGGGCGAGTCGGGCTCCGTCGCCACCTTCTCGGCCAACTCCCAGTCCATCTTCGGGCGGTGGACCCAGCGGTTGTCGGGGGCGTGTTCGGGCACCTCGGTGAAGCCGGAGTCGTTGAGCATCGCCAGTTCGTCGCCCATATACAGCAGGGGCACCCCGCCGAAGCCCAGCACGACCGCGTGGGCGAGGAGGAGACGGCGCACGGCGTCATCCACCCGGCCCGCGTCCCCGGCCTCCAGCGCCGTCTCCAGCCCGGCGAGGCTGGCCCCCGACCCGCTGATGCGGCGGTCCCCGGTCGCCGGGTTGAACTGGAAGACGAGGCCGCGGGCGAAGGAGCCCGGGAACTCCCCGCTGTAGAAGTCGCTCAGGAAGCGGCGGTGCGCCTCGCCACTGAGTCCCGCGCGGGCGGCGTCCTCGTCGCTGATCGCCCAGCCGATGTCGTCGTGGCAGCGGACGTACATGCCCCAGGTCGTGTTCGTGGGCTTGGGGGGAAAGGCCCGCAGCGCCTCCTCGAAGAGCCGGGTGTTGCGGCTCGCCAGGGTGGACCAGATCTGCACCATCAGGCTGTTGTGGTAGGCCATGTCCGAGACCTTGCCGTGGTGTGACCGCGTGCCCAGGTAGTGGATCAGGTCGGCGGGCGCCACGATGGCCTCGGCCTTGAAGGCCACCCCGGGCGCCACGATCCGGGCGGCGGCGCGCAGGGCCCGGGTGAGGTGGTGGACCTCGGGCTGGTTCTGGCTCGCCCCTCCCAGCCGCTTCCAGATGAAGGCGATGGCGTCTAGCCGGAAAACCTCCACCCCCCGGTTGGCGAGGTATAGGATCAGGTCGGCGAACTCCAGGAAAACGTCCGGGTTGGCCCAATTCAGGTCCCACTGGTAGGCGTTGAAGGTGGTCCAGACCCAGCCCCCCGCCGCGTCGTCCCAGGTGAAGTTGCCCGGCGCGAAGTCGGGAAAGACCTCGGGGAGGGTGCGCTCGTAGGCGTCGGGAAGGGCGCGGTCGGGGTAGATGTGGAAGTAGTCGCGGTACTTGGGCTCTCCAGCACGTGCCTTTTCAGCCCACTCGTGCTCGCGGGCCACGTGGTTGAGCACGAGGTCGAGGACGAGGCTCACCCCGCGTCCTCGCAGCCCCCGCGCCAGGGCCGAGAGGTCGTCCATCGTGCCCAGGTCTTCCCGCACGGCCCGGTAATCCTGCACCGCGTAGCCGCCGTCGTTCTCGCCCGCGCGGGGCTTGAGGAGGGGCATCAGGTGGAGGTACTTCACCCCGAGGCCCTGGAGGTAGTCGAGGTGCTCGGCCACACCCTTCAACGTCCCCGCGAAGCGGTCCGCGTAGGCGATGTACCCGATCATATCCGGCGTCTGAAGCCAGTCCGGGCGCAGGAGACGGGCCTCGTCGAGACGCCGGAGGTCCGCCGGACGGGCGTGGAAGGCGTGGAGCATCACCTCGATCAGGCGGTCGAAGAGGGGGTCGGCCCGGTCCCCGTACACGGCGCGCAGGCTCCCTTGCAGGTCGGGGCCGTACCGCTCCAGGCGCAGGAAGAACGTGTCGGCGTCGCGGTCGTCGTCGAACGCGGTCCGCAGCCGCGCCCAGGGGTCGGACTTGAGCACCCGCCCAGCATACGCCGGGAGTGGGAACGGTTCCAAAAGGGGCAGAAGGTCGAAGGCGGAAGGCTAACCCAGGGCGCCTTTGACCTTTGCCTTCCGCCTTCTGCGCCTTTTTAAGAAGGCCCTATCCCCGCAACTCCGCCCGCACCTTTATAAGCGCACGGCCCAGCAGGTTTTCGCCCCAGGCGTGGCGGTGGGCCTCCGCTTCCTGTTCCGAGAAGCCGATGCCCCAGATGCGGTCGGTGGGCGAGGCTTCGACGAGCAGGGCGTCTCCGGTGCCCAGCAGGGCGGCGCGCAGCCTGTCGGCCTGCCCGAATTTCAG contains:
- a CDS encoding thymidine kinase; its protein translation is MLKSPYHGGHLEVIVGPMFSGKSEELIRRLTRAVIARQRVAVFKPALDRRYHVAHVASHAGRSIEAIAVRDAAAIRAHLTGEGVLLPAPESPLPEVVGIDEAQFFGPDLGPLVLGLAEAGVRVILAGLDLDFRAEPFGCIPDLLARAESVEKLTAICTVCGAPATRSQRLIGGQPARYDDPVVLVGAQETYEARCRVHHRVVR
- the rpmE gene encoding 50S ribosomal protein L31, which gives rise to MKKDAHPKAVPCKIMYQGKVVMETLSTRPEIHVDVWSGVHPFWTGEERFVDTEGRVDKFNKRFGDSYRTNRKK
- a CDS encoding amidohydrolase family protein encodes the protein MTSASSSDPHTPELLTCDVLFTGVGGGQSPGGVVVSNGVIAATGHPDTLRASYPHARERRAGEVIAPPPVNAHTHLDMSAYSFRALPYFRWIPEVVVAQSAKRGMSGTEAGADTLARLGVGGVGDIVWSPDAMPALLAREDLRGVAYFEVLGPFPETADETFRQARERVEGWRRLERPGGLRVGLSPHTPFTVSHRLMRLLTEYAAGEGLPVQIHVAEHPSEVELFRTGAGPLWESMRRLRSPASFSEVIGRDPAPDLTPVRYLDELGALVGRPTLVHMVNVTPDDIARVSRAGCPVVSCPRSNAHLECGTFPWVAFAAAGVEVALGTDSVASGGGLDGREEVAFARRLYPDLDPRLLVRAAVKGGYRVTGLPTPTLRRGEAWDTRYVW
- a CDS encoding sporulation protein, which gives rise to MGFLKKMMAAVGVGGATVDARVHNPAVRVGEAITGVVLVRGGAVPQRVERVNLGLATRYKHDDGYVTHGLFSQPVTPGFDLQPGETREFPFSLTVPSGTPLSLPGTAVWLATDADVAGAVDPGDTDHLQILPSREMEVVITAAERLGFRLAASEVEHHYGRIVQELSFRPPYGQSHLTELEMMMFPASGGLDVILEVDRRATGLSSLFTSEFEQKGRWHVPASLLAGGPDAVARELRGRIQRLS
- the ppgK gene encoding polyphosphate--glucose phosphotransferase, yielding MSVILGIDIGGSGIKGAPVDTATGKLLAERHRIPTPEGARPEAVKDVVAQLVRHFGHEGPVGVTFPGIVQHGRTLSAANVDKGWIGLDADALFTEATGRDVHLINDADAAGLAEARFGAGAGVSGVVMVLTFGTGIGSALIHDGVLVPNTELGHLWLKGDKHAETWASDRARERDDLNWKSWAKRASTYLQHLELLFSPDLFIIGGGISKKADKWGEHIHLTRSKFVPAALQNEAGIVGAAMIAERRAAGRQSEGAGA
- a CDS encoding GNAT family N-acetyltransferase; the protein is MIQVRPWTRADLRVLEPLLAASFGRSDFDLADEWEYFPDPVPPGWLTAWVGNAEPLGFLRFFAAGKGVQVAELYASPGPFREDVWEALLCGLVGAVPPISGERLRFDLPPDDITLRTVLDRHLEVVEVHEYLRLEREVEGRGQHPRPPLSPEDAQAAAEVLSTLKPYPPDRLRALFSQGELTLTRRDGRVVGAAHVEGRGEGEREVVTLAVRPEARGTGEGTRLLRALLMGQPPGTRRLSLQVRADNHAACRLYVRQGFRELPEKREIWVFARPPRFS
- the rplT gene encoding 50S ribosomal protein L20; this encodes MPRVKTGIVRRRRHKKVLKRAKGFWGSRSKQYRNAFQTLLNAATYEYRDRRNKKRDFRRLWIQRINAGARLHGMNYSTFINGLKRAGVDLNRKVLADIAAREPEAFRALVDAAKGARGQ
- the rpmI gene encoding 50S ribosomal protein L35, with translation MPKMKTKKSMTRRVKVTATGKVMAFKSGKRHQNTGKSGDEIRGKGKGFVLAKSEWARMKLGLVVGRK
- a CDS encoding alpha-amylase family protein translates to MLKSDPWARLRTAFDDDRDADTFFLRLERYGPDLQGSLRAVYGDRADPLFDRLIEVMLHAFHARPADLRRLDEARLLRPDWLQTPDMIGYIAYADRFAGTLKGVAEHLDYLQGLGVKYLHLMPLLKPRAGENDGGYAVQDYRAVREDLGTMDDLSALARGLRGRGVSLVLDLVLNHVAREHEWAEKARAGEPKYRDYFHIYPDRALPDAYERTLPEVFPDFAPGNFTWDDAAGGWVWTTFNAYQWDLNWANPDVFLEFADLILYLANRGVEVFRLDAIAFIWKRLGGASQNQPEVHHLTRALRAAARIVAPGVAFKAEAIVAPADLIHYLGTRSHHGKVSDMAYHNSLMVQIWSTLASRNTRLFEEALRAFPPKPTNTTWGMYVRCHDDIGWAISDEDAARAGLSGEAHRRFLSDFYSGEFPGSFARGLVFQFNPATGDRRISGSGASLAGLETALEAGDAGRVDDAVRRLLLAHAVVLGFGGVPLLYMGDELAMLNDSGFTEVPEHAPDNRWVHRPKMDWELAEKVATEPDSPAGRVNAGLRHLIRVRQDTPHLHASIESHVVPSPDGRVLLLRRDHPLGVMVQVYNFSEGEVDFPAHLLRDHLGEHATDLLGGSAFTFGHYPVHLEPYRALWLVSREVQG